One stretch of Thermococcus sp. DNA includes these proteins:
- a CDS encoding PadR family transcriptional regulator, translating to MPDSSLIRNLFTVPMKNLILLIIGLKGEAHGYEILKEIEKITFGNWKPSHGNLYTMLNKLAEEGLIEPREEYRGKRRVVRYALTEKGWLYLREANELALKSLYLAVQYHERLREKLREMGYGKEIPAEAIGEYIKLLDGIIDILEEKKRELEEIKRRKELRGTGS from the coding sequence ATGCCGGACTCAAGCCTCATCAGAAATCTGTTCACGGTCCCAATGAAGAACCTCATACTCTTGATCATAGGCCTGAAGGGGGAAGCCCACGGCTACGAGATTCTTAAGGAGATAGAGAAGATAACCTTCGGCAACTGGAAGCCCAGCCATGGAAACCTTTACACCATGCTAAACAAGCTGGCCGAAGAAGGTTTGATAGAGCCGAGGGAGGAATACCGGGGGAAGAGGCGCGTTGTGAGGTACGCCCTTACCGAGAAGGGGTGGCTCTACCTGAGGGAAGCCAACGAGCTCGCCCTCAAGTCCCTTTACCTGGCCGTTCAATATCATGAGAGACTCCGCGAGAAGCTCAGGGAGATGGGCTACGGAAAGGAGATACCCGCGGAGGCAATAGGGGAGTACATAAAGCTCCTCGACGGCATCATTGACATTCTGGAAGAGAAAAAACGGGAGCTTGAAGAAATCAAGAGGAGAAAAGAGCTCAGAGGAACGGGTTCCTGA
- the eno gene encoding phosphopyruvate hydratase, whose amino-acid sequence MENPFEITNVVAREILDSRGNPTVEVEVYTPISMGRAAVPSGASTGTHEALELRDGGKRYHGKGVRRAVENVNKIIAPEIIGMDVTWQRDIDMLMLELDGTENKSNLGANAILGVSLAVAKAAANALGLPLYQYIGGTNAYIMPVPMSNVINGGVHAGNELDFQEFMIMPVGADSFREGIRWVSETYHVLKKVIAELYGKNAVNVGDEGGFAPPLKEPHEPLELLIQAIEEAGYKPGDEIAFALDPASSEFFNEELGKYVVAGKEYDRGELLELYKELVSTYPIVSIEDPFHEEDWEGFVMITKELGKKIQIVGDDLFVTNPKRIRKGIEMGAANALLLKVNQIGTLSEAIDAAYTAFRAGYGVVVSHRSGETEDSTIADIAVALNAGQIKTGAPARSDRNAKYNQLIRIEEELEGIAVYPGKKFRNPFL is encoded by the coding sequence ATGGAGAACCCGTTCGAGATAACGAACGTTGTAGCGAGAGAGATACTCGACAGCAGGGGCAACCCAACCGTTGAAGTCGAGGTTTACACGCCGATAAGCATGGGTAGAGCAGCGGTTCCTAGTGGCGCAAGCACTGGAACCCACGAAGCACTTGAGCTCCGCGACGGCGGGAAGCGCTACCACGGGAAGGGGGTAAGGAGGGCCGTTGAGAACGTCAACAAGATAATCGCACCGGAAATCATAGGAATGGACGTCACATGGCAGAGGGACATTGATATGCTAATGCTTGAGCTCGACGGTACCGAGAACAAGAGCAACCTCGGTGCCAACGCTATCCTCGGCGTTTCCTTAGCGGTTGCAAAGGCAGCAGCGAACGCTCTCGGTCTGCCCCTCTACCAGTACATCGGCGGAACCAACGCTTACATCATGCCCGTTCCCATGAGCAACGTCATAAACGGTGGCGTTCACGCGGGCAACGAGCTCGACTTCCAGGAGTTCATGATAATGCCCGTTGGAGCCGACTCCTTCAGGGAGGGCATCCGCTGGGTCAGCGAGACCTACCACGTCCTCAAGAAGGTAATCGCCGAGCTCTACGGTAAGAACGCCGTAAACGTCGGCGACGAAGGCGGATTTGCACCACCCCTGAAGGAACCGCACGAGCCCCTTGAACTGCTCATCCAAGCTATAGAGGAGGCCGGCTACAAACCCGGCGACGAAATAGCCTTTGCCCTCGACCCTGCATCGAGCGAGTTCTTTAACGAAGAGCTAGGCAAGTACGTCGTTGCTGGAAAGGAGTACGACAGGGGCGAGCTTTTGGAGCTCTACAAGGAGCTCGTCTCGACTTATCCGATAGTTTCCATTGAGGATCCGTTCCACGAGGAGGACTGGGAAGGCTTCGTCATGATAACGAAGGAACTCGGGAAGAAGATACAGATAGTCGGCGACGACCTCTTTGTCACCAACCCGAAGAGGATAAGGAAGGGCATAGAGATGGGCGCCGCCAACGCGCTCCTCCTCAAGGTCAACCAGATAGGAACGCTGAGCGAGGCAATAGACGCTGCCTACACCGCCTTCAGGGCAGGCTACGGCGTCGTTGTGTCGCACCGCTCGGGAGAGACAGAGGACTCAACCATAGCCGACATAGCGGTTGCCCTCAACGCGGGCCAGATAAAGACCGGTGCTCCAGCGAGGAGCGACAGAAACGCCAAGTACAACCAGCTCATAAGGATTGAAGAGGAGCTTGAGGGAATAGCGGTCTATCCGGGCAAGAAGTTCAGGAACCCGTTCCTCTGA
- the deoC gene encoding deoxyribose-phosphate aldolase, with the protein MSERIDIAKYIDHTNLKPYATKDDIIRLCDEAIKYGFYAVCVNPYRVKLAKEYLHERKADVKVASVIGFPLGATPTEVKVFEAKKALEDGADELDMVINIGALKDGDYDYVEKDIEEVVKVAHEKGAKVKVIIETCYLTEEEKVKACELAKEAGADFVKTSTGFGTGGATVEDVRLMRKVVGPDMGVKAAGGIRTYEQALAMIKAGANRIGTSSGVRIVEGAPK; encoded by the coding sequence ATGAGTGAGCGGATTGATATAGCTAAATACATTGATCATACCAATTTGAAGCCCTACGCCACAAAAGATGACATAATACGCCTCTGTGATGAGGCCATAAAGTACGGTTTCTACGCAGTCTGCGTCAACCCCTACCGCGTTAAGCTCGCCAAGGAATACCTGCACGAGAGAAAAGCGGACGTCAAGGTGGCGAGCGTCATAGGCTTCCCGCTCGGGGCAACTCCGACTGAGGTCAAGGTCTTCGAGGCCAAGAAAGCCCTTGAAGATGGTGCCGACGAGCTCGACATGGTCATAAACATAGGTGCGCTCAAGGACGGGGACTACGACTACGTGGAGAAAGACATTGAGGAGGTAGTAAAGGTCGCCCACGAGAAAGGCGCAAAGGTCAAGGTCATAATCGAGACCTGCTACCTGACGGAGGAGGAGAAAGTCAAGGCCTGCGAACTCGCTAAAGAAGCCGGGGCCGACTTCGTGAAGACCTCAACCGGCTTTGGAACCGGGGGAGCGACGGTAGAGGACGTCAGGCTGATGAGGAAGGTCGTCGGGCCGGACATGGGTGTTAAGGCAGCTGGTGGCATAAGGACCTACGAGCAGGCTTTGGCAATGATAAAGGCCGGTGCCAACAGGATTGGGACGTCGAGCGGTGTGAGGATTGTCGAAGGTGCTCCAAAATGA
- a CDS encoding family 4B encapsulin nanocompartment shell protein, protein MIEIKVLIEKAIEELEQDGMNPDIILAGPGFLEHARDALREFKGLKIYRIEELGYDAVIADSHYLGQIKKASYRVSVEPLLEERDVWEQIEKLTV, encoded by the coding sequence ATGATCGAGATTAAGGTTCTCATAGAAAAAGCCATTGAAGAGCTTGAACAGGACGGCATGAATCCGGACATAATCCTTGCCGGCCCGGGTTTCCTTGAGCACGCCAGAGACGCTCTCAGGGAGTTTAAAGGGCTGAAAATATACAGGATTGAGGAGCTTGGATACGATGCAGTGATAGCCGACTCCCACTACTTGGGCCAGATAAAGAAGGCCTCCTACAGGGTCTCTGTGGAGCCCCTGCTTGAGGAGAGGGACGTTTGGGAGCAGATTGAGAAGCTAACAGTCTAA